From Streptomyces durmitorensis, a single genomic window includes:
- a CDS encoding ATP-binding protein produces the protein MTSTIEGQPASASAVSASAAAPAGEAEVLRPHAEHAFAAELAALAAQDDRPRPERWRLSPWAVATYLLGGTLPDGTVISPKYVGPRRIVEVAVTTLATDRALLLLGVPGTAKTWVSEHLAAAVSGDSTLLVQGTAGTPEEAIRYGWNYAQLLAHGPSRDALVPSPVMRAMSDGMTARVEELTRIPADVQDTLITILSEKTLPIPELGQEVQAVRGFNLIATANNRDRGVNDLSSALRRRFNTVILPLPESADAEVDIVSRRVDQIGRSLDLPTGPEGIDEIRRVVTVFRELRDGVTADGRTKVKSPSGTLSTAEAISVVTNGLALATHFGDGVLRPGDVAAGILGAVVRDPAADRVIWQEYLEAVVRERDGWKDFYRACREVSA, from the coding sequence TGCCGAGCACGCCTTCGCCGCCGAACTGGCCGCGCTCGCCGCGCAGGACGACCGGCCGCGGCCCGAGCGCTGGCGGCTCTCGCCGTGGGCGGTCGCGACGTATCTGCTCGGCGGCACGCTGCCGGACGGGACGGTGATCTCGCCGAAGTACGTGGGGCCGCGCCGCATCGTCGAGGTCGCCGTCACCACCCTCGCCACGGACCGCGCCCTGCTTCTGCTCGGCGTGCCCGGCACCGCGAAGACCTGGGTGTCCGAGCATCTGGCGGCCGCCGTCAGCGGAGACTCGACGCTGCTCGTGCAGGGCACGGCAGGGACGCCGGAGGAGGCGATCCGGTACGGCTGGAACTACGCGCAGCTGCTCGCGCACGGCCCCAGCCGCGACGCGCTCGTGCCCAGCCCTGTCATGCGGGCCATGTCCGACGGCATGACGGCGCGGGTCGAGGAGCTGACCCGCATCCCCGCCGACGTGCAGGACACGCTGATCACGATCCTGTCGGAAAAGACCCTTCCGATACCGGAGTTGGGCCAGGAGGTGCAGGCCGTCCGCGGCTTCAACCTGATCGCGACGGCCAACAACCGCGACCGCGGGGTCAATGACCTGTCGAGCGCGCTGCGCCGCCGCTTCAACACGGTGATCCTGCCGCTGCCGGAGAGCGCCGACGCGGAGGTCGACATCGTCTCGCGCCGCGTCGACCAGATCGGGCGCTCGCTCGACCTGCCGACCGGGCCCGAGGGGATCGACGAGATACGCCGCGTCGTCACGGTCTTCCGCGAGCTGCGGGACGGGGTCACGGCCGACGGGCGTACGAAGGTGAAGTCGCCGAGCGGCACGCTCTCGACGGCCGAGGCGATCTCCGTCGTGACCAACGGCCTGGCGCTGGCCACGCACTTCGGGGACGGCGTGCTGCGGCCGGGCGATGTCGCCGCGGGCATCCTCGGCGCGGTGGTCCGTGACCCGGCGGCGGACCGGGTGATCTGGCAGGAGTACTTGGAAGCGGTGGTCCGCGAGCGTGACGGCTGGAAGGACTTCTACCGCGCGTGCCGTGAGGTGAGTGCGTGA